A window of the Mannheimia granulomatis genome harbors these coding sequences:
- the ansB gene encoding L-asparaginase 2: MKFKKLALAAMLGGLFVTANAAELPNITILATGGTIAGSQQNANSSAYQAGQLNIETLIEAVPEMKALANIKGEQIVKIGSQDMSDNVWLKLVKAINQQCATTDGFVITHGTDTMEETAYFLDMTVKCEKPVVLVGAMRPATEKSADGPLNLYNSVVVAKDPKSVGRGVLVAMNDVVLGARDVTKTSTTAVQTFSSPNFGSLGYVHNSKVDYERSPESKHTVNTPFNANELSELPKVGIIYAYANMPTEPLKALLDAGYQGIVVAGVGNGNMNAANLALLEEAAKKGVAVVRSSRVPTGYTTRDAEVDDSKYGFAASGTLNPQKARVLLQLALTQTKDIKTIQQYFEDF, encoded by the coding sequence ATGAAATTCAAAAAATTAGCGTTAGCAGCAATGTTAGGTGGCTTATTTGTAACAGCTAATGCGGCAGAATTACCAAATATCACTATTTTAGCGACAGGCGGAACTATTGCCGGTAGTCAGCAGAATGCAAATAGTAGTGCTTATCAAGCGGGGCAATTGAATATTGAAACTTTAATTGAAGCTGTGCCGGAGATGAAAGCATTAGCGAATATTAAAGGTGAGCAAATTGTGAAAATTGGTTCACAGGATATGTCGGATAACGTATGGTTAAAACTGGTTAAAGCGATTAATCAACAATGTGCAACAACAGATGGCTTTGTCATTACCCACGGTACAGACACAATGGAAGAAACCGCTTATTTTCTTGATATGACGGTGAAATGTGAGAAGCCTGTGGTATTGGTGGGAGCAATGCGTCCGGCAACAGAAAAGAGTGCCGATGGTCCATTGAATTTATATAACTCAGTTGTAGTGGCAAAAGATCCCAAATCTGTCGGGCGTGGTGTGTTAGTGGCAATGAACGATGTGGTATTGGGAGCGAGAGATGTGACTAAAACCAGCACGACTGCGGTGCAAACATTTAGTTCGCCAAATTTTGGTTCTTTAGGTTACGTCCACAATAGTAAAGTGGACTATGAACGCTCTCCAGAAAGCAAACATACCGTTAATACCCCATTTAATGCGAATGAATTAAGTGAATTACCAAAAGTCGGCATTATTTATGCTTATGCCAATATGCCGACCGAGCCACTTAAAGCCTTGTTAGATGCAGGCTATCAAGGCATTGTGGTGGCAGGTGTTGGTAATGGCAATATGAATGCGGCAAACCTTGCATTATTAGAGGAAGCGGCGAAAAAAGGCGTTGCGGTGGTACGTTCTTCTCGTGTGCCAACAGGCTATACCACTCGTGATGCGGAGGTTGATGACAGTAAATATGGCTTTGCTGCTTCCGGCACGTTAAATCCGCAAAAAGCCCGTGTGTTATTGCAACTGGCTTTAACTCAAACGAAAGATATCAAAACGATTCAGCAATATTTTGAGGATTTTTAA
- a CDS encoding adenylate/guanylate cyclase domain-containing protein yields MPKLTENQKIDIENIIKEALDIAEKFWNESGRKLEKEIALSANVMDGINESIYSEESVASQIPNHGFVSSIKSENDEFLAIVADMRNSTQHAKTQIGDINPLKRIFLETSALLPAIEKIINIKGGSVTEYLGDGVLGFFKFSNENIYNSYNAAKIIINEVRVILNEILHTRYNLPIDGINIGVGLAKSQVIIYAAGVERKYPKAFGACVYDATKLSSGTNIIGVSNELKALWPKSPGGILRFEKHDFRNIKGYKINPKNTK; encoded by the coding sequence ATGCCTAAGCTAACGGAAAATCAAAAAATTGATATAGAAAACATTATTAAAGAAGCTTTAGATATAGCTGAAAAATTTTGGAATGAAAGCGGTCGAAAATTAGAAAAAGAAATAGCATTGTCTGCTAATGTGATGGATGGTATCAATGAATCAATATATTCTGAAGAAAGCGTAGCATCTCAAATACCAAACCATGGATTTGTCAGCTCTATTAAAAGTGAGAATGATGAGTTCCTAGCAATTGTTGCAGATATGAGAAATTCAACACAACACGCTAAAACTCAAATAGGAGACATAAACCCTCTAAAGAGAATTTTTTTGGAAACATCTGCACTCCTACCAGCAATTGAAAAAATAATTAATATAAAAGGTGGCTCGGTAACAGAGTATTTAGGTGACGGAGTTTTAGGCTTTTTTAAGTTTAGTAATGAAAATATATATAACTCTTATAATGCAGCCAAAATCATTATTAATGAAGTAAGGGTTATTTTGAATGAAATTTTACATACACGATATAATTTGCCTATTGATGGTATAAATATAGGTGTTGGATTAGCTAAAAGCCAAGTCATTATTTATGCTGCTGGTGTAGAAAGAAAATACCCAAAAGCGTTTGGAGCATGTGTCTATGATGCAACCAAGCTATCTTCGGGAACTAACATTATTGGTGTATCAAATGAATTAAAAGCTCTTTGGCCTAAATCTCCAGGAGGTATATTAAGATTTGAAAAACATGACTTTAGAAATATTAAAGGATATAAAATTAATCCTAAAAATACAAAATAA
- the purL gene encoding phosphoribosylformylglycinamidine synthase, producing the protein MTMQTFRGSPALSNFRIQQLLQKFQQHQLPVHSVYAEFLHFIALNRPLAESETAKIQELLHYGPTLEEHEPNGFCLIVSPRIGTISSWSSKATDIAHNCGLEAVERIERGLAYYFEFTQQPSEAQLETLKGLLHDRMMETVLTDASQAAQLFAQQEPKPFTSVDILGGGREALEEANVNLGLALAEDEIDYLVENFTALGRNPNDIELYMFAQANSEHCRHKIFNADWTIDGVKQEKSLFKMIKNTFEKTPDYVLSAYKDNAAVMEGSTVGRWFPDQDGQYRAHIEPAHILMKVETHNHPTAISPFPGAATGSGGEIRDEGATGRGAKPKAGLTGFSVSNLVIPNFEQLWENPLSKPSRIASALDIMIEGPLGGAAFNNEFGRPALLGYFRTYEEKVNSFAGEEVRGYHKPIMLAGGIGNIRAEHVQKGEIPVGAKLIVLGGPAMNIGLGGGAASSMASGKSKEDLDFASVQRENPEIERRCQEVIDRCWQMGDDNPILFIHDVGAGGLSNAMPELVHDGERGGKFELRNILCDEKGMSPLEIWCNESQERYVLAVAPEKLELFTALCERERAPFAVIGEATEEKHLTLSDSHFGNDPIDLPMNVLLGKTPKMQREASQKTVKNPPLATAEIDLKEAFHRVLRLPVVAEKTFLITIGDRSVTGMVARDQMVGPWQIPVADCAVTTASLDSYHGEAMSMGERAPVALLDFGASARLAVAESITNIAATNIGDIKRIKLSANWMSAAGHEGEDAGLYEAVKAVGEELCPALGITILVGKDSMSMRTTWEENGEQKSVTAPLSLVISAFARVEDVRKTVTPQLRTDKGASRLLLIDLGEGNNRLGATALAQVYKQLGDKPADVVNVQTLKDFFNAMQVLVAEDKLLAYHDRSDGGLITTLAEMAFAGNCGVDVDISALGDNDLAVLFNEELGAVIQVADSELNAVREVLKAYNLIHLTKELGAVNADNRFEISRGSRKLLSEKRSELRGVWAELTHQMQRLRDNPECADQEFAAKKDVENKGLSAFLTFDVNEDIAAPFINKGVKPSIAILREQGVNSHYEMAAAFDRAGFKAIDVHMSDLIAGRRNLNDFNAMVACGGFSYGDVLGAGGGWAKSILFNPILRDQFNQFFDNSNTLALGVCNGCQMVSNLAEIIPGTENWPRFVRNKSERFEARVAMVKINETNSHWFDGMAGSHMPIAVSHGEGRVEFKNSDQLHKLQNQNLIIAQYVDYNLNPTEQYPANPNGSAFGITAIGNTDGRVAIMMPHPERVFRAVSNSWCPEDWTEDGAWMRLFRNARVALK; encoded by the coding sequence ATGACTATGCAAACCTTCCGTGGCTCGCCTGCCCTTTCCAACTTTCGTATTCAGCAACTCCTGCAAAAATTTCAACAACATCAACTTCCTGTGCATTCGGTGTATGCAGAGTTTTTGCATTTTATTGCCCTAAATCGACCGCTTGCAGAGAGCGAGACGGCGAAAATTCAGGAGCTGTTGCACTACGGCCCGACGTTGGAAGAGCATGAGCCGAACGGTTTTTGCTTAATCGTCAGCCCTCGCATTGGCACGATCTCTTCGTGGTCGTCCAAAGCCACCGACATCGCTCATAACTGCGGTTTAGAGGCGGTGGAGCGTATTGAGCGTGGCTTGGCGTATTACTTTGAATTTACCCAACAGCCAAGCGAAGCCCAGCTTGAAACGCTAAAAGGCTTACTGCACGACCGTATGATGGAAACCGTGCTGACTGACGCCAGCCAAGCGGCACAACTGTTTGCTCAACAAGAACCAAAACCGTTTACCAGCGTGGATATTTTGGGCGGTGGTCGTGAGGCTCTCGAAGAAGCAAATGTGAATTTAGGCTTGGCGTTGGCGGAAGATGAAATTGATTATTTGGTGGAAAATTTCACCGCACTTGGTCGCAACCCGAACGACATTGAGCTATATATGTTTGCTCAGGCGAACTCGGAACACTGCCGCCATAAAATTTTCAATGCCGACTGGACAATTGACGGCGTGAAACAGGAAAAATCCCTGTTCAAGATGATTAAAAATACCTTCGAGAAAACCCCAGACTATGTGCTTTCTGCCTATAAAGACAATGCGGCGGTAATGGAAGGTTCAACTGTTGGCAGATGGTTCCCTGATCAAGATGGTCAATATCGTGCCCACATCGAGCCAGCCCACATTTTAATGAAAGTGGAAACCCACAACCACCCGACCGCCATTTCACCATTCCCGGGAGCGGCGACGGGTTCGGGTGGTGAAATCCGTGACGAAGGAGCAACAGGCCGTGGGGCAAAACCGAAAGCCGGTTTAACGGGCTTCTCCGTGTCTAACCTTGTGATTCCAAACTTTGAACAGCTTTGGGAAAATCCGCTTTCTAAGCCGAGCCGTATTGCCTCTGCACTCGATATTATGATCGAAGGCCCGCTTGGTGGAGCGGCGTTCAATAACGAATTTGGTCGCCCTGCATTATTAGGTTACTTCCGTACTTATGAAGAAAAAGTAAACAGCTTTGCCGGCGAAGAGGTGCGTGGTTACCACAAGCCAATTATGCTCGCAGGCGGTATCGGTAACATTCGTGCGGAACACGTTCAGAAAGGCGAAATCCCTGTCGGGGCGAAACTGATCGTGCTTGGCGGCCCTGCGATGAATATCGGTTTAGGTGGCGGTGCAGCATCCTCTATGGCATCGGGTAAATCGAAAGAAGATTTAGACTTCGCTTCCGTTCAGCGTGAAAACCCGGAAATAGAACGCCGTTGCCAAGAGGTGATCGACCGCTGCTGGCAGATGGGCGATGATAACCCGATTTTATTTATTCACGACGTGGGCGCAGGCGGTTTATCCAACGCAATGCCGGAGCTGGTACACGACGGCGAGCGTGGCGGTAAATTTGAGTTACGCAACATTCTGTGTGATGAAAAAGGGATGTCGCCACTCGAAATTTGGTGTAATGAATCGCAAGAGCGTTATGTGTTAGCGGTTGCCCCTGAAAAACTTGAATTATTCACCGCACTTTGTGAGCGTGAGCGTGCACCGTTTGCGGTAATTGGCGAAGCGACCGAAGAGAAACACTTAACCCTTTCGGACTCCCATTTCGGCAACGATCCGATTGATTTGCCGATGAACGTGTTGCTCGGAAAAACCCCGAAAATGCAGCGTGAGGCTTCGCAAAAAACTGTGAAAAATCCACCGCTTGCAACCGCTGAAATCGACTTAAAAGAGGCGTTCCACCGTGTGTTACGCTTGCCGGTGGTTGCCGAAAAAACCTTCTTAATCACCATTGGCGACCGCTCGGTAACGGGGATGGTGGCTCGTGATCAAATGGTCGGCCCGTGGCAAATTCCAGTGGCGGACTGTGCCGTTACCACCGCTTCTCTTGATAGCTATCACGGCGAAGCGATGTCAATGGGCGAACGAGCGCCTGTTGCCTTGTTAGATTTCGGGGCATCGGCTCGCTTAGCGGTGGCAGAAAGCATTACCAACATTGCGGCGACCAATATCGGCGACATCAAACGCATTAAACTCTCGGCAAACTGGATGTCGGCGGCAGGCCACGAAGGCGAAGATGCCGGCTTGTATGAAGCGGTGAAAGCGGTCGGCGAAGAGCTTTGCCCGGCACTTGGCATTACTATTCTGGTGGGTAAGGACTCAATGTCAATGCGTACCACTTGGGAGGAAAACGGCGAGCAGAAATCGGTTACCGCTCCGCTTTCACTCGTGATTTCCGCTTTCGCCCGTGTGGAAGATGTGCGTAAAACTGTTACCCCACAACTTCGTACCGACAAAGGGGCTTCACGCCTGCTGTTAATCGACTTAGGCGAAGGCAACAACCGCTTGGGTGCAACAGCGTTGGCACAGGTTTACAAACAGCTCGGTGACAAACCTGCGGATGTAGTAAATGTTCAAACCTTAAAAGACTTCTTCAACGCAATGCAGGTCTTGGTGGCAGAAGATAAATTACTAGCCTACCACGACCGTTCGGACGGTGGTTTAATCACCACCCTTGCAGAAATGGCATTTGCCGGCAACTGCGGTGTAGATGTGGATATTTCTGCCCTTGGCGACAACGATTTAGCGGTACTATTCAATGAAGAATTAGGTGCGGTAATCCAAGTTGCCGACAGCGAACTCAATGCGGTGCGTGAGGTGTTAAAAGCTTACAACCTGATTCACTTAACCAAAGAATTAGGGGCTGTGAATGCCGACAACCGTTTTGAAATTAGCCGAGGCTCTCGCAAATTGTTAAGTGAAAAACGATCTGAACTGCGTGGAGTCTGGGCAGAATTGACTCACCAAATGCAACGCTTGCGTGACAACCCAGAGTGTGCAGACCAAGAATTCGCCGCGAAAAAAGATGTGGAAAACAAAGGCTTATCCGCATTCTTAACTTTTGACGTGAACGAAGACATCGCCGCACCGTTTATCAACAAAGGGGTAAAACCAAGCATTGCGATCTTACGTGAGCAAGGCGTAAACAGCCACTACGAAATGGCAGCAGCCTTCGACCGTGCAGGCTTCAAGGCGATTGACGTACATATGTCCGACTTAATCGCAGGCAGACGTAATCTGAACGACTTCAACGCAATGGTAGCGTGCGGTGGTTTCTCTTATGGCGACGTACTCGGTGCAGGTGGTGGCTGGGCGAAATCAATCCTGTTCAACCCAATACTGCGAGATCAATTCAACCAATTCTTCGATAACTCGAACACACTCGCCCTTGGTGTGTGCAACGGCTGCCAAATGGTATCGAACTTGGCAGAAATCATTCCAGGCACAGAAAACTGGCCTCGCTTCGTTCGCAACAAATCCGAACGCTTTGAAGCTCGGGTTGCGATGGTGAAAATTAACGAGACTAACTCACACTGGTTCGATGGAATGGCAGGCAGCCATATGCCAATCGCAGTTTCACACGGTGAAGGGCGAGTAGAATTTAAAAATAGTGATCAGCTTCACAAATTGCAAAATCAGAATTTGATCATCGCACAATATGTGGACTACAATCTTAATCCAACCGAACAATACCCAGCCAACCCGAACGGCTCGGCATTTGGTATCACGGCCATCGGCAACACTGACGGCAGAGTAGCAATTATGATGCCACACCCTGAACGTGTGTTCCGTGCAGTAAGCAATTCTTGGTGTCCGGAAGATTGGACGGAAGATGGGGCTTGGATGAGGTTGTTTAGGAATGCACGTGTAGCATTAAAATAA
- a CDS encoding TonB-dependent receptor domain-containing protein, whose protein sequence is MKTFKLLPLSAAVLGALAANAALAEKNDTATLDTITVTDNQGLKVQSNVVTTQKKDESTQTDLRGLLKDEPAISLGGGNGTSQYLYIRGMGQNSIDVKVDNTYSDSQILYHQGRHMLDPALVKIVSVQKGAGSASAGIGQTNGAVIAKTVDALDLLKNSDKNFGAKLGTGFSTNHAHNFNATVYGKGEIFDALVSGNLIRDREYKGGKGYVSQFGTNRVPYSALDKTSFLAKLGATLGDHRFVLSHSNERNEGQRLVREEFDAAPNGTVKPPYNRLTLERQAPANRRMTVQRTNLEWTGKNLGFAQEATANVYRLVQGRWSETEKGNGYAGDVDYATKTKLITTGANVNFDSAVHENVLLKYGVNYRHQEAKPHTKFNSLVKNQEKTDTGLYIEAITAPMDKVTLTTGVRYDHFNFKAMDGKKRSDGSFSPSVGIIYEPIQHLSLSASHNYATRSPRLHDALMAHGKRGMVTIGDNTKAEQARNTEIGFNYNDGTFSFDGSYFWQNIKDALGTTNGRDNHGNAAQAIVNGGKIKNRGYELNAGYHQNGWTARVGVAHSKPRFYTQTVMQRNRQGQLQETALLSSNPEYASAIGRTWTASLSYRFEQPNVEVGVHHRIVEKVKPEDNYFVTGGTLQTNTGTGKKGYNVTDITVNWKPFNNDKMNVNFAIDNVANKKYNAHGQRGQLSARGREFRTSVNYTF, encoded by the coding sequence ATGAAAACCTTTAAATTACTTCCTCTCTCAGCTGCAGTGCTCGGTGCGTTAGCAGCCAATGCTGCTCTTGCAGAAAAAAATGATACTGCCACTCTTGATACTATCACAGTTACCGATAACCAAGGTCTGAAAGTACAAAGTAACGTTGTTACTACACAGAAAAAAGATGAAAGCACGCAAACAGACTTACGTGGTTTGTTGAAAGATGAGCCTGCAATCAGCTTAGGCGGAGGTAATGGTACATCTCAATATCTATACATTCGTGGTATGGGTCAAAACTCGATTGATGTAAAAGTAGATAATACCTATTCAGACAGTCAAATTTTATACCATCAAGGTCGTCACATGTTAGACCCTGCATTAGTAAAAATTGTTTCTGTTCAAAAAGGTGCAGGTAGTGCATCAGCAGGTATCGGTCAAACTAACGGTGCGGTGATTGCTAAAACTGTAGATGCATTAGATTTATTAAAAAACAGCGATAAAAACTTCGGTGCGAAATTGGGTACAGGTTTTAGCACTAACCACGCTCATAATTTTAATGCGACCGTATATGGCAAAGGTGAGATTTTTGATGCTTTAGTGTCAGGAAATCTGATTAGGGATAGAGAATACAAGGGTGGTAAAGGCTATGTGAGCCAATTTGGTACAAACCGTGTGCCATATAGTGCATTAGATAAAACCAGTTTCTTAGCGAAATTAGGTGCAACATTGGGAGATCACCGCTTTGTATTAAGTCACTCTAATGAGAGAAATGAAGGTCAGCGTTTAGTGCGTGAAGAGTTTGATGCCGCACCAAATGGTACAGTTAAACCTCCTTACAATCGATTAACACTAGAACGCCAAGCTCCAGCAAACCGCAGAATGACAGTACAGAGAACCAACTTAGAATGGACAGGTAAAAACTTAGGCTTTGCTCAAGAAGCCACAGCTAACGTATATCGCTTAGTTCAAGGTCGTTGGTCTGAAACCGAGAAAGGTAATGGTTATGCAGGCGATGTAGATTATGCAACCAAAACCAAACTGATTACCACTGGTGCGAATGTAAACTTTGATTCAGCAGTTCACGAAAACGTATTATTAAAATACGGTGTGAACTATCGTCACCAAGAGGCTAAGCCGCATACTAAATTTAACTCTCTAGTGAAAAACCAAGAGAAAACAGATACCGGTTTATATATCGAAGCCATTACTGCTCCTATGGATAAAGTAACATTAACTACTGGTGTACGTTATGATCACTTTAACTTTAAAGCAATGGACGGCAAAAAACGCAGTGACGGCTCATTCAGCCCAAGCGTAGGGATTATTTATGAGCCAATTCAACACTTAAGCCTCAGTGCAAGCCATAACTATGCAACCCGCAGCCCACGTCTGCACGATGCATTAATGGCACATGGTAAACGCGGTATGGTAACAATTGGTGATAATACCAAAGCAGAACAAGCTCGTAATACTGAAATCGGCTTCAACTATAATGATGGTACATTCAGCTTTGATGGTAGCTACTTCTGGCAAAATATTAAAGATGCTTTAGGTACAACGAACGGACGCGATAACCATGGTAATGCAGCACAAGCAATTGTGAATGGCGGTAAAATCAAAAACCGTGGTTATGAGTTAAATGCAGGTTACCACCAAAACGGATGGACTGCACGTGTAGGTGTTGCACATAGCAAACCTCGTTTCTATACACAAACTGTGATGCAACGTAACCGTCAAGGTCAGCTACAAGAAACAGCATTGTTAAGTAGCAACCCGGAATACGCATCAGCAATCGGACGTACTTGGACAGCTTCTTTAAGCTATCGCTTCGAGCAACCAAATGTAGAGGTTGGCGTACACCACCGTATTGTTGAGAAAGTAAAACCTGAAGATAACTACTTTGTTACAGGCGGCACATTACAGACTAACACAGGAACTGGCAAAAAAGGTTATAATGTAACCGATATTACAGTTAATTGGAAACCGTTTAACAACGATAAAATGAATGTCAACTTCGCTATTGATAATGTCGCAAACAAAAAATACAACGCACACGGTCAACGTGGTCAATTATCAGCTCGTGGACGTGAATTCCGTACTAGCGTAAACTACACATTCTAA
- a CDS encoding DeoR/GlpR family DNA-binding transcription regulator, with translation MQQRHNQIITYLTEFDEASVKELAEHCAVSIETIRRDLNKLDKTGLLHRTHGGAVSYKKRDVGRSFSTRLRTNSEAKRNIAENVLLHLYPESVIALDASSTSWNVAQRLPNIPCTVVSSSMRIIRSLSQKPHIKTIATGGVYLEKYDAFYGPLSEQLFSRLKIDIAILSCAGIAEGIIWESNEINISFKRKLIANSKQIFLLVDHSKFERKDLIQMENLSCVDKLFVNRMPASTLQNYCLENQIQIVI, from the coding sequence ATGCAACAACGACATAACCAAATTATCACTTACTTAACGGAATTTGATGAAGCGAGTGTAAAAGAGCTGGCAGAACATTGTGCTGTATCAATTGAAACCATTCGCCGTGATCTAAATAAATTAGATAAAACCGGTCTTCTTCACCGTACCCATGGTGGTGCGGTTAGTTATAAAAAAAGGGATGTTGGCCGTTCATTTAGCACCCGCTTGAGAACAAATAGTGAAGCAAAACGTAACATTGCAGAAAATGTACTCTTACATTTGTATCCGGAATCGGTGATTGCCCTTGATGCAAGCTCGACCTCTTGGAATGTTGCACAACGCCTTCCGAATATTCCTTGTACAGTAGTAAGTAGTTCTATGCGGATTATTCGAAGCCTTTCCCAAAAACCGCATATTAAAACTATCGCAACCGGTGGGGTTTATTTAGAAAAATATGATGCCTTTTACGGTCCCCTTTCAGAGCAGCTCTTCTCTCGGTTAAAAATAGATATTGCCATTCTTTCTTGTGCAGGGATTGCAGAGGGAATCATTTGGGAATCTAATGAGATTAATATTTCATTCAAACGTAAACTTATTGCTAACAGCAAACAGATTTTTCTGTTGGTTGATCACAGTAAATTTGAGCGTAAAGATTTAATTCAGATGGAAAATTTGTCTTGCGTTGATAAATTATTTGTGAATCGAATGCCGGCTAGTACTCTTCAAAACTACTGTTTAGAGAATCAAATTCAAATCGTTATTTAA
- the fucI gene encoding L-fucose isomerase produces the protein MTMLKSTPVKIGIRPTIDGRRMGVRESLEDQTMNMAKAVANLLQSEIRHPNGEFVECVIADSTIGGVAEAAACAEKFKRENVGAVITVTPCWCYGSETIDMDPHMPKAIWGFNGTERPGAVYLAASLAGHSQLGLPAFSIYGTEVQEADDQSIPDDVREKLLRFARAGLAVATLRGKSYLSIGSVSMGIAGSIVNQQFFQEYLGMRNEYVDMTEIKRRLDRNIYDEEEFKLAMSWVKQYCKEGIDVNAPENQRSPQEREKLWEDVVKMTIISRDLMVGNPRLAELGYGEEALGHNAIAAGFQGQRQWTDHLPNGDFMEAMLNSTYDWNGVRAPYILATENDSLNGVNMLFGNLLTGQAQIFADVRTYWSEDSVERVTGWRPETGFIHLINSGSAALDGTGQHTDKDGEPTIKPAWEVTEEDGKRCLENTRWCPAVHEYFRGGGLSSQFLTKGGMPFTMHRINLIKGIGPVLQIAEGWSIDLPENVHDILNKRTNETWPTTWFVPRLTGKGAFADVYSVMANWGANHCVATYGHVGADLITLASMLRIPVCMHNVKDKDVFRPSAWNGFGQDKEGQDYRACANFGPLYK, from the coding sequence ATGACTATGCTGAAATCAACTCCAGTAAAAATTGGTATCCGCCCAACTATTGACGGTCGCCGTATGGGAGTACGTGAATCACTTGAAGATCAAACAATGAATATGGCGAAAGCCGTAGCCAATCTATTGCAGTCGGAAATTCGCCATCCTAATGGTGAGTTTGTGGAATGTGTGATTGCAGATTCGACTATCGGTGGTGTTGCCGAAGCCGCGGCTTGTGCCGAAAAATTCAAACGTGAAAATGTTGGTGCGGTGATTACCGTAACCCCTTGCTGGTGTTATGGCTCTGAAACTATTGATATGGACCCTCACATGCCAAAAGCCATTTGGGGCTTTAACGGTACAGAACGCCCGGGGGCAGTTTATTTGGCAGCCTCTCTTGCAGGCCACAGCCAATTAGGTTTACCGGCATTCTCAATTTATGGTACAGAGGTGCAAGAAGCAGATGACCAATCTATTCCTGATGATGTACGGGAAAAATTACTTCGCTTTGCTCGTGCAGGTCTTGCCGTTGCAACACTTCGTGGTAAATCGTATTTATCTATCGGTTCGGTTTCAATGGGGATTGCAGGTTCAATCGTCAATCAACAATTCTTCCAAGAATATTTAGGCATGCGTAATGAATATGTGGATATGACTGAAATTAAACGCCGCTTAGATCGCAATATTTACGATGAAGAAGAATTTAAATTAGCGATGAGCTGGGTAAAACAGTACTGCAAAGAAGGGATTGATGTAAATGCACCGGAAAATCAACGCAGCCCACAAGAGCGGGAAAAACTTTGGGAAGATGTGGTGAAAATGACCATTATTTCTCGTGATTTGATGGTAGGCAACCCTCGCTTGGCTGAGTTAGGTTACGGAGAAGAGGCTTTAGGCCATAACGCGATTGCTGCCGGTTTCCAAGGTCAACGCCAATGGACCGATCACCTACCAAATGGTGACTTTATGGAAGCCATGCTGAATTCAACCTATGACTGGAACGGTGTGCGTGCTCCATACATTCTGGCAACCGAAAATGACTCGTTAAACGGTGTGAATATGTTATTCGGTAACTTACTCACCGGCCAAGCACAAATTTTTGCCGATGTGCGTACTTATTGGAGTGAGGATTCTGTTGAGCGTGTTACCGGCTGGCGTCCTGAAACCGGCTTTATTCACTTAATCAACTCCGGTTCTGCGGCATTAGATGGTACTGGTCAGCATACCGATAAAGATGGTGAGCCAACTATCAAACCGGCTTGGGAAGTGACAGAAGAAGATGGAAAACGTTGCTTAGAGAATACCCGTTGGTGTCCGGCAGTGCACGAATACTTCCGTGGTGGCGGTTTATCTTCTCAATTCTTAACTAAAGGTGGAATGCCGTTTACGATGCACCGCATCAACTTGATTAAAGGCATCGGCCCTGTACTACAAATTGCCGAAGGTTGGTCAATTGACTTACCGGAAAATGTACACGATATCTTAAATAAACGCACTAATGAAACTTGGCCAACCACGTGGTTTGTGCCTCGTTTAACAGGCAAAGGCGCATTTGCAGATGTGTATAGCGTGATGGCGAACTGGGGTGCAAATCACTGTGTGGCAACTTACGGGCATGTTGGAGCAGACTTAATCACGCTCGCTTCAATGTTACGCATTCCAGTGTGTATGCATAACGTAAAAGATAAAGATGTGTTCCGTCCAAGTGCGTGGAATGGTTTTGGTCAAGACAAAGAAGGTCAGGATTACCGTGCTTGTGCAAACTTCGGACCGCTTTATAAATAA